The following coding sequences are from one Granulicella arctica window:
- a CDS encoding division/cell wall cluster transcriptional repressor MraZ, whose amino-acid sequence MFRGNHPTRVDEKGRLKLPAAYKHRVDEVYRSNEFYITSKDGKRAEIYPLQEWEKIEAKIAAIPSMNPLRKRFLELTSYWGQSAEMDGQGRLVIHPLLRESAKVAGEVVVFGMQTYLEVANHEGFKAELAPMSEAEQMALSEFGL is encoded by the coding sequence ATGTTTCGTGGAAATCATCCGACGCGCGTGGACGAGAAGGGCCGGCTGAAGCTGCCGGCGGCGTACAAGCACCGCGTGGATGAGGTCTACCGGTCGAACGAGTTTTACATCACGAGTAAGGATGGGAAGCGGGCGGAGATCTACCCGTTGCAGGAGTGGGAGAAGATTGAGGCGAAGATTGCGGCGATTCCGTCGATGAATCCTCTTCGCAAGCGGTTTCTGGAGTTGACGAGTTATTGGGGGCAGTCGGCGGAGATGGATGGGCAGGGGCGGTTGGTGATTCATCCTCTACTGCGGGAGTCGGCCAAGGTGGCGGGCGAGGTGGTGGTCTTTGGGATGCAGACGTACCTGGAGGTCGCGAACCATGAAGGATTCAAGGCGGAGCTGGCTCCGATGAGTGAAGCGGAGCAGATGGCGCTTTCAGAGTTTGGGCTGTAG
- the rsmH gene encoding 16S rRNA (cytosine(1402)-N(4))-methyltransferase RsmH: protein MQKTQHVPVLLEEALEYLNVRPGGVVVDATLGLAGHSSAIARRLGVAGKLICFDRDPQAMELAKARLDEVKVELGEAMPKVVYVPRAFSEAASEIKPGSLDGLLADFGVSSLQLDEAHRGFSFRHDGPLDMRMDTRSGETAEQVVNQEDENELADLIYEFGDERRSRRIARAIVRARPISTTAELAQVISAAAPAMKGDKIHPATKTFQALRIRVNNELGEIESLLESAPSLLKPGGRLVLISFHSLEDRLVKDAFREAGRSKVYEVLTKKPVVAEEQESMRNPRSRSAKMRAAEKI from the coding sequence GTGCAGAAGACGCAACATGTGCCGGTTCTTTTAGAAGAGGCGTTGGAGTATTTGAATGTGCGACCGGGCGGCGTGGTGGTAGACGCGACGCTGGGTCTGGCGGGGCACTCCTCGGCGATTGCGAGGAGGCTGGGAGTAGCGGGCAAGCTGATCTGCTTTGACCGCGACCCGCAGGCGATGGAGCTGGCGAAGGCAAGGCTCGACGAGGTGAAGGTCGAGTTGGGAGAGGCGATGCCGAAGGTGGTGTATGTGCCCCGGGCGTTCTCCGAGGCGGCCAGCGAGATCAAGCCGGGAAGCCTGGATGGGTTGCTGGCGGACTTCGGAGTCAGCAGTCTACAGCTGGACGAGGCGCACAGAGGATTTAGTTTTCGGCACGACGGTCCACTTGATATGCGGATGGATACGCGCAGTGGAGAGACGGCCGAGCAAGTGGTAAATCAGGAAGACGAAAACGAACTCGCCGATCTGATTTACGAATTTGGAGACGAAAGGAGATCGCGGAGAATCGCCAGAGCCATTGTGAGGGCCCGGCCGATATCAACGACAGCGGAATTGGCTCAAGTGATATCGGCCGCGGCCCCAGCAATGAAAGGGGATAAGATCCATCCGGCGACGAAGACCTTTCAGGCGCTTCGAATTCGAGTGAATAACGAGTTGGGAGAGATTGAGTCGCTGCTGGAGAGCGCGCCGTCTCTGTTGAAGCCGGGAGGGAGGTTGGTGTTGATCAGCTTTCATTCGTTGGAGGACCGGCTGGTAAAGGATGCGTTCCGTGAGGCTGGCCGGAGCAAGGTGTATGAGGTTTTGACGAAGAAGCCGGTCGTCGCGGAGGAGCAGGAGTCGATGCGAAATCCGCGATCGAGAAGCGCGAAGATGCGGGCGGCAGAGAAGATTTAG